The following are encoded in a window of Sutcliffiella horikoshii genomic DNA:
- a CDS encoding IS1182 family transposase yields the protein MISNQESFNLSPFSAIYDIVVPKNNMLRQINELVDFSFILDELKTKYCLDNGRNAIPPIRMFKYLLLKSIYDLSDVDVVDRSQYDMSFKYFLEMAPEDRVIDSSSLTKFRKLRLKDVGLLDMLIEKTVEIALEKGIIKTNTIIIDATHSKARYNQKSATEFLQEKSKNVRRAIYQIDESLKSKLPQKTTSNDVEEELAYCRKVIDTVDEIPQVASIPAVREKLNILKEVVEDYTEQISYSNDPDARKGHKTADSSFFGFKTHIAISEERIITAAVITTGEKSDGKYLPELIEKTVKAGMEVDTAIGDTAYSEKNNISYTKENNIALISKLNPVIQGTRTKEDEFEFNKDAGMYVCRAGHLAFKLRRQGKKNVAKNRRETYYFDIEKCKVCPFKEGCYTEGAKSRTYSITIKSTEHKEQEEFQNTEGFKEKAKSRYKIEAKNSELKHRHGYDTASSAGLLGMEVQGATAIFAVNLKRILKLINEK from the coding sequence ATGATTTCTAATCAAGAGTCCTTTAACCTTAGCCCATTCTCAGCGATATATGATATCGTAGTCCCCAAAAATAATATGCTTCGTCAAATAAATGAACTAGTAGATTTCTCTTTTATTCTTGATGAACTAAAAACAAAATACTGTTTGGATAATGGTCGTAACGCTATCCCGCCTATTCGTATGTTCAAATACTTGTTGTTAAAATCTATTTATGATTTGTCAGATGTTGATGTTGTTGATCGATCCCAATACGATATGTCATTTAAGTATTTTCTCGAGATGGCTCCAGAAGATCGTGTCATTGATTCAAGTTCATTAACGAAATTTCGAAAGCTCCGTCTTAAAGACGTGGGATTATTAGATATGCTTATAGAGAAGACAGTTGAGATTGCATTAGAAAAAGGAATCATAAAAACCAATACCATAATAATAGATGCCACCCATTCAAAAGCTCGATACAATCAAAAGTCCGCGACTGAATTTCTACAAGAAAAATCAAAAAATGTGAGAAGAGCTATTTACCAGATAGACGAATCGTTAAAATCAAAGTTACCACAGAAGACGACATCTAATGATGTCGAAGAGGAATTAGCTTATTGCCGTAAAGTGATTGATACGGTAGATGAAATCCCGCAAGTTGCTTCTATACCAGCAGTTAGGGAGAAGTTAAATATACTGAAAGAAGTTGTGGAAGATTACACAGAACAAATAAGTTATTCCAATGATCCAGATGCTCGCAAGGGACATAAAACTGCTGACTCCTCTTTTTTCGGATTTAAAACTCATATCGCAATAAGTGAAGAACGTATTATTACAGCTGCAGTTATTACAACAGGTGAAAAAAGTGATGGGAAATACCTTCCTGAATTAATTGAGAAAACCGTAAAAGCTGGGATGGAAGTTGATACAGCCATTGGAGATACCGCTTACTCAGAAAAAAATAATATCTCCTACACAAAAGAGAATAATATAGCACTCATCTCTAAATTAAATCCTGTTATTCAAGGGACTCGTACAAAAGAGGATGAATTTGAGTTTAATAAGGATGCAGGCATGTATGTATGTAGGGCGGGACACCTGGCATTTAAGTTAAGACGACAAGGCAAGAAAAATGTGGCGAAAAACCGACGTGAAACCTATTACTTTGATATCGAAAAGTGTAAGGTCTGTCCTTTCAAAGAAGGTTGTTATACAGAAGGTGCAAAAAGTAGAACATACTCTATTACTATAAAATCAACAGAACATAAAGAGCAGGAGGAATTTCAAAATACCGAAGGTTTTAAAGAAAAGGCGAAATCCAGATATAAGATTGAAGCGAAAAACAGTGAACTAAAGCATAGACACGGGTATGATACAGCCTCCTCCGCGGGTCTATTAGGTATGGAGGTACAAGGTGCCACAGCGATATTCGCTGTCAACCTAAAGAGAATACTAAAACTAATAAATGAAAAATAG
- a CDS encoding YppF family protein, whose translation MVLEELRHKFLSCKTYEPMEHNELMDFARQLYLRGELTIGQFRNLIRELESKGAVPPNTFEDILEVT comes from the coding sequence TTGGTACTTGAAGAGTTGCGTCATAAATTTTTAAGTTGTAAAACCTATGAACCAATGGAGCATAATGAATTAATGGATTTTGCCAGACAGCTGTACCTTCGAGGAGAATTAACGATTGGTCAGTTCCGCAATCTTATTCGTGAGCTCGAGTCAAAGGGTGCTGTACCGCCAAACACGTTTGAAGACATTTTAGAAGTAACATAA
- a CDS encoding Hsp20/alpha crystallin family protein yields the protein MKDEQDKLSNKKVPQNNIMTSIDAFFTSSPIKGMLQQMDNFFGHAFTEASLPVETRETTGEFIVICKLPGIKKEQITIETFDRYLTIGVKNEEKLETIDESSSYISNSYTMKHQKRTIPVPAYVKLNALQANYRDGLLQIRIPKKNIKQIKIDD from the coding sequence ATGAAAGACGAACAGGATAAGCTTTCTAATAAGAAAGTCCCTCAAAATAATATTATGACATCAATTGATGCATTTTTCACAAGCTCCCCGATTAAAGGGATGCTTCAGCAAATGGATAATTTTTTCGGTCATGCATTCACAGAAGCTTCCTTGCCAGTGGAAACAAGAGAAACAACAGGAGAATTTATCGTCATCTGTAAGCTCCCTGGGATTAAAAAGGAACAAATTACAATAGAAACTTTTGATCGTTACTTAACCATCGGAGTAAAAAATGAAGAAAAGCTCGAAACAATCGATGAATCAAGTTCTTATATTAGCAACAGCTATACCATGAAACACCAAAAACGGACTATACCCGTTCCAGCATATGTAAAATTGAATGCGCTTCAAGCAAATTACCGAGACGGTCTACTCCAAATCCGCATACCAAAGAAAAACATCAAGCAAATCAAGATTGATGACTGA
- a CDS encoding ribonuclease H-like domain-containing protein, whose protein sequence is MSMKNKLNRMKRHLQSKPSEAPQEEGIGERIPKHQDSPPASIPNLGEWEEYGVTPYFANGEYCLIREVEYDLNYKHGRYRLGDLLPVMDKWQESGVEHPLSAKGHQAKDLFFFDTETTGLSGGTGTTIFLLGYARVLRDKVIVRQHLLPGPGNEVALYQSFLEEVDYTTLVTYNGKAFDWPQVKTRHTLIREHVPKLPAFGHYDLLHASRRLWKNKLESVRLANVEKEILEIERQDDIPGFLAPMIYFDFVKTHEMQGIKGVMKHNEWDVLTLITLYAHLSSLLLVDNKQRDKMEEYEIGRWYDVLGEKEAAKALYTNISDSSPPATFNLGMLKKKEQNYKEAKILFQKCFADENNLYKETAGIEIAKILEHKEKDYTLALFYAEKSLEFYKSSNNKTSKNKSAMLADFEKRIKRLKNKSRN, encoded by the coding sequence ATGAGCATGAAAAATAAATTAAATAGAATGAAAAGGCATCTCCAATCAAAACCTTCTGAAGCACCGCAAGAAGAAGGAATAGGTGAAAGGATACCAAAGCACCAAGACTCTCCACCTGCAAGTATCCCTAATTTAGGTGAATGGGAAGAGTATGGTGTCACCCCATACTTTGCAAATGGAGAGTACTGTCTTATAAGAGAAGTGGAATATGACCTGAACTATAAACATGGGAGGTATCGGTTAGGGGATCTGTTGCCTGTTATGGATAAATGGCAAGAATCAGGAGTGGAGCATCCGTTGTCTGCAAAAGGTCATCAGGCAAAAGATCTTTTTTTCTTTGATACAGAAACAACTGGGCTCAGTGGTGGCACAGGTACAACTATTTTCTTGCTAGGATATGCAAGAGTGTTGCGTGATAAGGTAATAGTCAGACAACACCTTTTACCTGGACCGGGAAATGAAGTTGCCCTTTATCAGAGCTTCCTTGAGGAAGTCGATTATACGACGCTTGTAACTTATAATGGCAAGGCATTTGACTGGCCTCAAGTAAAAACACGGCATACTCTTATAAGAGAACATGTCCCGAAACTGCCGGCCTTTGGACATTATGACCTTTTACACGCGTCAAGAAGACTATGGAAGAATAAATTAGAATCAGTGAGACTTGCAAATGTAGAAAAAGAAATCCTAGAAATTGAGAGGCAAGACGATATCCCTGGATTTTTGGCACCGATGATATATTTTGATTTTGTAAAAACACATGAAATGCAAGGGATAAAAGGAGTAATGAAGCACAATGAATGGGATGTGTTGACCCTGATTACCTTGTATGCGCATCTGTCTTCGCTCCTGTTAGTGGATAACAAGCAAAGAGATAAAATGGAAGAGTATGAAATAGGGCGTTGGTATGACGTATTGGGAGAGAAGGAAGCGGCTAAAGCGTTATATACCAATATTTCTGACTCTTCTCCCCCAGCCACCTTTAATTTAGGTATGTTAAAGAAAAAGGAACAGAACTATAAAGAGGCAAAAATATTATTTCAAAAATGTTTTGCGGATGAGAATAATCTATATAAAGAAACAGCCGGAATAGAAATTGCTAAAATACTTGAGCATAAAGAAAAAGACTACACTCTTGCTTTATTTTATGCGGAGAAATCACTCGAATTTTATAAGTCATCTAATAATAAAACTTCGAAAAATAAAAGTGCAATGTTAGCTGATTTTGAAAAAAGAATTAAACGTCTTAAAAATAAATCAAGAAATTGA
- a CDS encoding DUF2515 family protein, translating to MYVKHVTLYSEIRERRLKYKYSFQENNFITTIRKNTAKYNADNISRTKAYAGYYDRNKEIRWAFLASMVSRNAGWNMTDLEGKWFKLALEWRKRYPIFITYELANWMIFQDAYPQLLVYELSKRYNKPLFHLLKEFHVSCFMEAEWQCFWERRDMTRLMTSLIINEQNLIQEPVLHNKKLKRKVFGTSVYTFQDLGHFSCVIFPTLKGKMYGYSVHGFQKLHNRIELGKRLANLLFDPDFSDSFVNFSQNTEHTGARYDYEQYLHKGLFRETPFLRAAYPVIPHQPILQDDWVFKQARHLSKWREMPAKTDTDEIEITKWFLHKQHQMHSLIALKKWL from the coding sequence ATGTACGTGAAACATGTAACTCTCTATTCGGAAATACGAGAAAGAAGATTGAAATACAAGTACTCCTTTCAAGAGAATAATTTTATCACTACTATCAGAAAAAATACAGCAAAATACAATGCTGACAATATTTCTAGGACAAAAGCCTATGCAGGTTATTATGATAGAAACAAAGAAATTCGGTGGGCCTTTTTGGCCAGCATGGTATCCCGCAATGCTGGCTGGAATATGACGGATTTGGAGGGGAAATGGTTCAAGCTTGCATTAGAATGGCGAAAAAGATACCCGATATTTATCACCTATGAATTAGCAAATTGGATGATCTTTCAGGATGCGTACCCACAATTATTAGTCTATGAGTTGTCCAAGAGATATAACAAACCTTTATTTCATTTACTAAAAGAGTTTCATGTTTCCTGTTTTATGGAAGCAGAATGGCAATGTTTTTGGGAAAGAAGGGATATGACAAGGTTAATGACATCCCTTATTATTAATGAACAAAATCTAATCCAAGAACCGGTTCTGCATAACAAAAAACTAAAAAGAAAAGTTTTTGGAACAAGTGTATATACCTTTCAAGATCTTGGTCATTTCAGTTGTGTCATTTTTCCAACACTTAAGGGGAAGATGTATGGATATTCTGTTCATGGATTTCAAAAGCTCCATAATAGAATTGAATTGGGGAAGAGATTGGCAAATCTTTTATTTGACCCGGATTTTTCGGACTCCTTTGTGAACTTTTCGCAGAACACAGAACATACAGGGGCGAGGTATGATTATGAGCAGTATCTACATAAAGGGCTATTTCGAGAAACACCATTTCTTAGGGCGGCTTATCCCGTTATTCCCCATCAGCCTATCCTCCAAGACGACTGGGTTTTTAAGCAGGCAAGACATCTTTCTAAATGGAGGGAAATGCCTGCGAAAACAGATACCGATGAAATAGAAATTACGAAGTGGTTTTTACACAAACAGCATCAGATGCATAGCTTAATTGCTTTAAAAAAATGGCTATAG
- the recU gene encoding Holliday junction resolvase RecU has product MTIRYPNGKVFQASSNSPSKKTGPTLYGNRGMSLEDDLHDSNMYYLHQGIAVVHKKPTPIQIVDVHYPKRSAAVIKEAYFKQASTTDFNGVYKGRYIDFEAKETKNKTSFPLQNFHEHQIQHMRQVVKQNGICFVILMFSLFNEVYLLPADKLFHYWDRKESGERKSITKQEVERDGYLIPQGYQPRIDYIKIIDTYY; this is encoded by the coding sequence ATGACTATACGATACCCAAATGGTAAAGTATTTCAGGCAAGTAGCAATTCGCCTTCCAAAAAGACTGGTCCAACATTGTATGGTAACAGAGGGATGAGTTTAGAAGATGATCTTCATGATTCCAATATGTATTACCTCCACCAAGGAATTGCTGTTGTCCATAAAAAGCCGACACCAATCCAGATTGTCGATGTGCATTATCCTAAAAGAAGTGCCGCTGTCATTAAAGAAGCATACTTTAAACAAGCCTCGACTACAGACTTTAATGGAGTATACAAAGGAAGGTATATTGATTTTGAGGCAAAGGAAACGAAAAATAAAACTTCCTTCCCTCTCCAAAACTTTCATGAACATCAAATTCAACATATGCGGCAAGTAGTGAAACAAAATGGAATCTGTTTCGTCATATTAATGTTCAGTCTTTTTAATGAAGTCTATCTGCTACCGGCCGATAAATTATTTCATTATTGGGACAGGAAAGAATCCGGTGAAAGAAAGTCTATTACAAAACAAGAAGTCGAACGCGATGGCTACTTGATCCCTCAAGGTTATCAGCCGAGAATCGATTACATCAAAATAATAGACACTTATTATTAA
- a CDS encoding cold-inducible protein YdjO-related protein, whose protein sequence is MAFGRREVEEIVTEETKVWVCESEDCNGWMRDNFKNSESDIPTCPLCHSSMTQSTKVLAVINNYSQNQKM, encoded by the coding sequence ATGGCTTTTGGAAGAAGAGAAGTAGAAGAAATCGTTACCGAAGAAACGAAAGTATGGGTGTGTGAATCTGAGGATTGCAATGGTTGGATGAGAGATAACTTCAAGAACAGCGAAAGTGACATCCCGACATGTCCTCTATGCCATAGCAGCATGACACAATCCACCAAAGTGCTAGCAGTCATCAATAATTACAGTCAAAATCAGAAGATGTAA
- a CDS encoding DEAD/DEAH box helicase yields MKWRKTIYEVIDWMKSEESIAKNIVHWETVPPKEAQTVPFPAQIDERLLKSLTERGINSLYTHQAAAFDAATNKKHFVAVTPTASGKTLCYNLPVLQKIVQNNDARALYLFPTKALAQDQKSELNEIITQMGVPINSYTYDGDTAPTIRQKVRKAGHVVITNPDMLHSAILPHHTKWVSLFENLEYIVIDELHTYRGVFGSHVANVIRRLKRICKFYGSNPTFICTSATIANPKELAQELTGESFELINNNGAPSSKKHIVFYNPPIVNKPLNIRRSATLEVRKLAAEFLQEKIQTIVFAKSRVRVEILLTYLKELVKNQLGEKSIQGYRGGYLPTQRRAIEKGLRNGEIYGVISTNALELGVDIGQLQVCIMTGYPGTIASAWQQAGRAGRRQGEAVIVMVASSNPLDQYVIQHPEFFLKSNPESARINPNNLVILVDHIKCAAYELPFKEGDTFDGVELEDILDYLTEERVLHENGGKWHWMNDAFPAHNISLRSASQENVIIIDQSSEPANKVIGEMDRFSSMTLLHDEAIYLHQGVQYQVEKLDWEEKKAFVREVNVDYFTDANLAVSLDVLEVDKQTDYQAGTISFGDVSVRAMATIFKKIKFETHENIGSGPIYLPEEELQTSATWITLEEEITERLKGDDLEKSLLGIAHALKHVTPLLLMCEPMDMQVVPQVKSTHDEKPVVYFYDRYPGGVGLSEKAYDYINELLTSASELIGNCPCRSGCPSCIGADYPDEDSKELALSLLQKLV; encoded by the coding sequence ATGAAATGGAGAAAAACAATATATGAAGTTATTGATTGGATGAAAAGTGAGGAATCAATAGCAAAAAATATCGTACATTGGGAAACAGTTCCACCAAAAGAAGCACAAACTGTTCCGTTTCCTGCTCAAATAGATGAACGTTTGTTGAAGTCCTTGACTGAAAGAGGGATCAACTCTTTATATACCCATCAAGCAGCAGCGTTTGATGCTGCAACCAATAAAAAGCATTTTGTGGCTGTCACTCCCACAGCTTCAGGAAAAACCTTGTGCTATAACTTGCCGGTCCTACAGAAAATTGTGCAAAACAATGATGCGCGAGCACTGTACCTGTTTCCTACAAAAGCACTTGCGCAAGATCAAAAGAGTGAATTGAACGAAATTATTACTCAAATGGGTGTGCCGATCAACAGTTATACATATGATGGCGACACGGCACCTACCATCAGGCAAAAGGTAAGAAAAGCAGGGCATGTCGTTATCACTAATCCCGATATGCTTCATTCTGCCATCCTTCCACACCATACAAAATGGGTTTCTCTTTTTGAAAATCTAGAATATATCGTAATAGACGAATTGCACACGTACAGAGGGGTGTTTGGAAGTCATGTAGCTAATGTGATTAGAAGGTTGAAACGGATTTGTAAATTTTACGGAAGCAACCCGACGTTCATTTGCACATCTGCAACAATTGCAAATCCGAAAGAGCTGGCTCAAGAGCTTACCGGAGAGTCCTTTGAACTAATTAATAATAACGGAGCTCCATCCAGTAAAAAGCATATTGTCTTTTATAACCCTCCAATTGTCAATAAACCGCTGAATATCAGACGGAGTGCGACGTTAGAGGTAAGAAAGCTGGCTGCAGAGTTTCTGCAAGAGAAAATTCAAACCATCGTCTTTGCAAAAAGCAGAGTTCGGGTAGAAATTTTATTAACGTACCTTAAAGAACTGGTTAAAAATCAACTTGGAGAAAAGTCCATACAAGGATACAGGGGAGGCTATCTTCCAACGCAACGACGAGCGATTGAGAAAGGGTTAAGAAATGGTGAAATATATGGTGTAATTAGTACAAATGCGCTGGAACTTGGTGTAGATATAGGTCAATTGCAGGTTTGTATCATGACAGGATACCCGGGAACGATTGCAAGTGCTTGGCAACAGGCTGGCCGTGCCGGACGCAGGCAGGGGGAAGCGGTGATTGTCATGGTGGCGAGCTCTAATCCCTTAGATCAATATGTCATACAACACCCGGAGTTCTTTCTGAAAAGCAATCCAGAATCAGCAAGAATCAATCCAAACAATCTTGTTATCCTTGTAGACCATATAAAGTGTGCTGCATATGAGTTGCCGTTTAAAGAGGGCGATACCTTTGATGGAGTGGAGCTTGAGGACATTTTAGATTATTTGACAGAAGAAAGAGTACTCCATGAAAACGGAGGCAAATGGCACTGGATGAATGATGCCTTCCCGGCACATAACATCAGTTTGCGTTCAGCCTCTCAGGAAAATGTCATTATCATTGACCAATCATCAGAACCTGCAAACAAGGTGATTGGGGAAATGGACCGTTTCAGTTCGATGACGTTGCTTCATGATGAAGCGATTTACTTGCATCAGGGCGTTCAATATCAGGTAGAGAAACTTGATTGGGAAGAGAAGAAAGCATTTGTAAGGGAAGTAAATGTTGATTATTTTACCGATGCAAATCTTGCTGTTTCCCTTGATGTGCTTGAAGTGGACAAACAGACCGATTACCAAGCTGGCACCATTTCCTTTGGGGATGTGTCGGTACGCGCAATGGCCACTATTTTCAAAAAAATTAAATTTGAAACTCACGAAAACATCGGATCTGGCCCCATTTACCTGCCTGAAGAAGAGCTGCAAACAAGTGCAACGTGGATTACCCTTGAAGAAGAGATTACAGAGCGGCTAAAAGGTGATGATTTAGAAAAGAGCCTATTAGGCATCGCTCATGCCCTGAAACACGTAACTCCGCTGTTATTAATGTGTGAACCGATGGATATGCAGGTGGTCCCTCAAGTCAAATCCACTCACGATGAGAAGCCTGTGGTCTATTTTTATGACCGCTACCCAGGAGGAGTCGGGTTAAGTGAAAAAGCATACGACTATATTAATGAGTTGCTTACTAGTGCAAGTGAATTAATCGGAAACTGTCCGTGTCGCTCTGGTTGCCCTTCATGCATCGGTGCAGATTATCCTGATGAGGACTCCAAAGAATTGGCACTCTCTCTACTTCAAAAGCTTGTGTAA
- a CDS encoding YppG family protein yields MFRRMYARPRHLSHTRNLNMLSQLPFLNNLLPNSGVGSMQGMYPQQVMNGGWMNQQGMLPDYMNTMPFSGNGMQNSAFPFNMMNNMSQNAFPQTMPMGGMGQNGFAQGMPFGGLGQNGYPQGLPQQAGGPAGNVMPNQMSMPFMNPYPTQGQSAKPQTSQVNSFMNQFKGQDGNVDMKKMMDTAGQMMNTVNQLNNMFKGLAATFKA; encoded by the coding sequence ATGTTTAGGAGAATGTATGCAAGGCCTAGACATTTATCACATACTAGGAATTTGAATATGTTAAGTCAGCTTCCTTTTTTAAATAATTTATTGCCTAATTCAGGCGTTGGATCCATGCAAGGGATGTATCCGCAACAGGTAATGAATGGAGGCTGGATGAATCAACAAGGCATGCTTCCCGACTATATGAATACAATGCCGTTTTCAGGGAATGGGATGCAAAATTCTGCTTTTCCTTTTAACATGATGAATAATATGAGTCAAAATGCTTTCCCACAAACTATGCCGATGGGAGGTATGGGACAGAACGGTTTTGCTCAAGGCATGCCGTTTGGTGGATTGGGTCAAAACGGCTATCCTCAAGGATTACCACAACAGGCTGGAGGGCCGGCGGGTAACGTCATGCCAAATCAAATGAGCATGCCATTCATGAATCCATATCCAACACAGGGGCAATCAGCGAAACCTCAAACATCCCAAGTGAATTCCTTCATGAATCAGTTTAAAGGGCAGGACGGCAATGTTGATATGAAAAAAATGATGGACACTGCAGGTCAAATGATGAATACGGTAAACCAACTTAACAATATGTTTAAAGGTCTTGCGGCCACATTTAAAGCATAA
- a CDS encoding YppE family protein — MSGNDKSVKELTNQLLVELDRIEENFMAAKVSNQEPDFFQTVKPYADGVFATVEKWESRVKNWILSDKPKYIHVQQIDSTVENINMVAVQCFYPDTREKRFKGMLQSIRYVLNDAISKNI, encoded by the coding sequence ATGTCTGGCAATGATAAAAGTGTAAAAGAATTAACAAATCAGCTCTTAGTGGAATTGGATCGGATAGAAGAAAACTTTATGGCAGCCAAAGTTAGTAACCAAGAACCTGATTTTTTTCAAACAGTTAAGCCGTATGCTGATGGTGTATTTGCGACTGTCGAGAAATGGGAGAGCAGAGTTAAAAACTGGATACTGTCAGATAAACCTAAATATATACACGTTCAACAGATAGATAGCACGGTTGAAAATATAAATATGGTTGCAGTGCAATGTTTTTACCCGGACACACGCGAAAAACGGTTCAAAGGTATGCTTCAATCTATTCGCTATGTTTTGAATGATGCAATATCCAAAAATATCTAG